Proteins found in one Williamwhitmania sp. genomic segment:
- a CDS encoding DUF1987 domain-containing protein — translation MKKINYDETPDSLEVTLDKEKSRFEFYGKSLPENSNEFFNPILEWFKEYIQEPNKETVVTFKLDYFNTSSSKKLLELFFLLQELHRQKRSVIINWYYQKEDDDMKESGEAFAEMVVIPFKIMSY, via the coding sequence ATGAAGAAAATAAACTACGACGAAACTCCTGATTCTTTAGAAGTAACTCTCGACAAAGAGAAGAGTCGATTTGAGTTTTATGGCAAGTCGCTACCCGAAAACTCAAACGAGTTTTTCAATCCCATACTAGAGTGGTTTAAGGAATATATACAGGAGCCAAATAAGGAGACCGTTGTGACCTTTAAGCTCGATTACTTCAACACCTCCTCGTCGAAGAAGCTACTAGAGTTGTTTTTCCTCCTTCAGGAGCTACACCGGCAGAAGCGAAGCGTGATTATAAACTGGTATTACCAAAAGGAGGATGACGATATGAAGGAATCGGGCGAGGCATTTGCCGAAATGGTAGTGATTCCCTTTAAAATAATGTCGTATTAG